Proteins encoded together in one Argiope bruennichi chromosome 1, qqArgBrue1.1, whole genome shotgun sequence window:
- the LOC129965287 gene encoding adenylyltransferase and sulfurtransferase MOCS3-like, whose translation MEEDVKSLKEIIKQRDAEIIRLKSILENTNNFKETLNTIEKKSFLSSQDISRYSRQLILPEIGVSGQISLKQTSVLIVGAGGLGCPAGLYLAAAGIGEIGIVDHDVVEINNLHRQIAHTMNSIGEEKSKSLQRAIKEINPSIKCCAYSVLLNSTNVEEIIKPYSIILDASDNVPTRYLLNDVAVLFKKHLVSGSALRFEGQLTVYNYLDGPCYRCLFPKPPAADTVTNCSDGGVLGVITGVIGSLQALEVIKIAAGHHPSYYKKMLLFDGFSGDFRVLKLRSKKSDCEICGKEPLIKKLIDYELFCNRPATDKDFNLSLLPDTERISCKKLKQIFDEDSKCILLDVRPVNEFKICSLSKSINIPIDKLELENSLIELKNLIDETGYSDNYIICRRGNDSQKATVALRKLIPTCTWHDVIGGLHAWHHEIDSSFPLY comes from the coding sequence ATGGAGGAAGATGTAAagagtttaaaagaaataatcaagCAACGAGATGCTGAGATTATTCGGCTGAAATcgattttagaaaatacaaataattttaaagaaacattaaacactattgaaaaaaaatctttcctttcttCACAAGATATTTCACGGTACAGTCGACAACTTATTTTGCCCGAAATAGGAGTTTCTggccaaatttctttaaaacagacTTCTGTATTGATTGTTGGAGCTGGTGGACTAGGATGTCCTGCTGGATTATACTTAGCTGCAGCTGGAATTGGTGAAATTGGTATAGTTGATCATGATgtagtagaaataaataatttacatcgtCAAATAGCTCATACAATGAACTCTATTGGTGAAGAAAAAAGCAAGTCTCTACAGCGGGCCATTAAGGAAATCAATCCCAGCATAAAATGCTGTGCATATTCTGTGTTACTTAATTCTACAAATgtggaagaaataattaaacCTTATAGTATAATCCTTGATGCTTCGGATAATGTACCTACTAGATATTTGTTGAATGATGTTGCTgtcctttttaaaaaacatctggTTTCTGGTTCAGCTTTAAGATTTGAAGGCCAGTTGACTGTTTACAATTATTTAGATGGACCTTGTTATCGTTGTTTATTCCCTAAACCACCTGCAGCTGATACAGTTACAAACTGCTCAGATGGTGGTGTATTGGGTGTTATTACTGGTGTAATTGGTTCCTTACAAGCtttagaagtaataaaaatagCTGCAGGACACCATCCttcctattataaaaaaatgttactctTTGATGGTTTTAGTGGTGATTTCAGAGTTCTTAAATTGCGAAGTAAAAAAAGTGATTGTGAAATATGTGGAAAAGaaccattaattaaaaaactgattGATTATGAATTGTTTTGCAATAGGCCAGCAActgataaagattttaatttatcactTTTGCCAGATACTGAAAGAATTTCTTGTAAGAAACTCAAGCAAATTTTTGATGAAGATTCTAAATGCATATTGTTAGATGTCCGTCCTGTTAATGAGTTTAAAATATGCAGTTTatctaaatcaataaatatacctATTGATAAACTTGAACTAGAGAATTCATTAATAgagttgaaaaatttaatagatgaaaCTGGATATAGTGATAATTATATCATTTGTAGACGCGGTAATGATTCACAAAAAGCTACTGTTGCGCTAAGAAAACTTATTCCAACTTGTACTTGGCATGATGTAATAGGTGGCCTACATGCTTGGCACCATGAAATCGATTCATCTTTTcctttgtattaa